In Nocardia sputorum, a single genomic region encodes these proteins:
- a CDS encoding alpha/beta fold hydrolase, translating to MTNNSTSSTASKWTGMVPVDDTALAVTDTGGRGIPVVYCNGQFATQGYWRRVIAELGPEYRHITFDERARGKSRRSADYSFEAAVRDVDAVLAARDVDRALLVGWSYGAVVAAHWAARNPDRAIGAVLVDGAFPYDWLDHAMEQRIRKLFKRLSWVMPLLRPTGLTPRMTAEQMAESNIELGRLSRERELGPVLDEISVPVRYVVASGTSFGSRGDEQERIRAGLDAVCDRNPDIRISAKVASNHGALLRKDFRAIAQAVRETASAHEQQGSPSR from the coding sequence ATGACGAACAACAGCACCTCCTCCACCGCTTCGAAGTGGACCGGCATGGTGCCGGTCGACGATACGGCCCTGGCCGTCACCGACACCGGCGGGCGCGGCATCCCCGTGGTCTACTGCAATGGCCAGTTCGCCACTCAGGGGTACTGGCGGCGGGTCATCGCCGAGCTCGGCCCGGAATACCGGCACATCACCTTCGACGAGCGAGCTCGCGGCAAATCGCGGCGTTCGGCGGACTATTCCTTCGAGGCCGCGGTCCGGGATGTCGATGCCGTCCTGGCCGCGCGTGACGTGGACCGGGCGTTGCTGGTCGGCTGGTCCTACGGGGCGGTCGTCGCGGCGCACTGGGCCGCCCGGAACCCGGACCGTGCCATCGGTGCGGTGCTGGTCGACGGCGCGTTCCCGTACGACTGGCTCGACCATGCCATGGAGCAGCGGATCCGCAAGCTGTTCAAGCGGCTGAGCTGGGTCATGCCGCTGCTGCGCCCGACCGGCCTGACCCCGCGGATGACCGCCGAACAGATGGCCGAAAGCAATATCGAACTCGGCAGGCTCTCCCGCGAACGGGAGCTGGGTCCCGTGCTGGACGAGATCAGCGTGCCGGTGCGGTATGTGGTCGCTTCCGGGACATCGTTCGGAAGCCGCGGTGACGAGCAGGAACGGATCCGCGCCGGCCTCGACGCGGTATGCGACCGCAACCCTGATATCCGCATCAGCGCGAAGGTTGCCAGCAACCACGGAGCGCTCCTGCGCAAGGATTTCCGCGCCATCGCCCAGGCCGTCCGCGAGACCGCATCGGCCCACGAGCAGCAGGGATCGCCGAGCCGCTGA
- a CDS encoding sugar transferase has product MAPPITVSTRKAWRSEYVRRLAITDFAAVSLAVGSAQLIRFNGSGAPPLAWDQPYRIGYTVVSGALAMGWFAILGSAGSRAPQLVGSGVEEFRRLMSATMHLFGVLALMSLALEIKFARGYLAIAFPAGVLAVIGGRLWWRHQLARERRRGRHRSAVLVVGTADAAAAMTAAFAADPGAGYDVVGACVPGGQSGDAPLAFAGGTVAVVGDDSAVLRAVLHTHADTVAIGPTRHLGPTELRRLAWELDALGVEFMLAPGAIDIAISRLTNRQVAGMPMMHIAEPQYERARSVSKTAFDIGFATVCLLLLLPVLLVIAIAVKTTSRGPVFYLSERIGRYGLPFRMIKFRSMYDDADRYAEALIAQQGGNPVFFKMKVDPRVTPVGRFLRKYSLDELPQFLNVLRGDMSVVGPRPQVRREVDTYDHMMRRRLLVKPGLTGLWQVSGRSDLPLEDAVRLDLSYVENVSMRMDLRLIARTVGVVARGEGAY; this is encoded by the coding sequence GTGGCTCCACCGATTACCGTCTCGACCCGTAAGGCCTGGCGATCGGAGTACGTACGTCGTCTCGCCATCACCGATTTCGCCGCCGTTTCCCTCGCCGTGGGGAGTGCGCAGCTGATCCGCTTCAATGGGAGTGGCGCTCCGCCGCTGGCCTGGGATCAGCCGTACCGAATCGGTTACACGGTGGTATCGGGCGCGCTCGCCATGGGCTGGTTCGCGATCCTCGGCAGCGCGGGTAGCCGCGCGCCGCAACTGGTCGGCAGCGGTGTCGAGGAATTCCGGCGGCTGATGTCGGCGACCATGCACCTGTTCGGCGTACTGGCACTCATGTCACTGGCACTCGAAATCAAATTCGCCCGAGGTTATCTCGCGATCGCCTTTCCGGCCGGCGTCCTCGCGGTGATCGGTGGACGACTGTGGTGGCGTCATCAGCTTGCCAGGGAACGCCGCCGGGGACGCCATCGTTCGGCCGTACTCGTGGTCGGCACTGCCGATGCGGCCGCGGCGATGACCGCGGCGTTCGCCGCGGACCCGGGCGCCGGCTACGACGTCGTGGGCGCCTGCGTGCCGGGTGGGCAATCAGGCGATGCGCCGCTGGCTTTCGCCGGCGGTACGGTGGCGGTCGTAGGTGACGACAGCGCTGTGCTGCGAGCGGTCCTGCACACCCACGCCGACACCGTCGCCATCGGTCCCACCCGGCATCTCGGGCCGACCGAGCTGCGCAGGCTCGCTTGGGAACTCGACGCGCTCGGCGTCGAGTTCATGCTGGCGCCAGGGGCAATCGACATCGCCATATCCCGGCTCACCAATCGGCAGGTCGCGGGGATGCCGATGATGCACATCGCCGAACCGCAGTACGAGCGGGCTCGATCGGTCAGCAAGACGGCCTTCGACATCGGCTTCGCGACAGTGTGCCTACTGCTGCTCCTGCCGGTGCTCCTGGTGATCGCGATCGCGGTGAAGACCACCAGCCGCGGCCCGGTCTTCTACCTGTCGGAACGCATCGGCCGATACGGCCTGCCCTTCCGCATGATCAAGTTCCGCAGTATGTACGACGACGCCGACCGGTATGCCGAAGCCTTGATCGCACAGCAGGGTGGAAATCCGGTCTTCTTCAAGATGAAGGTCGACCCCCGGGTCACGCCGGTCGGGCGGTTCCTGCGCAAGTACAGTCTCGACGAGCTGCCGCAGTTCCTCAACGTCCTGCGTGGCGACATGAGCGTGGTCGGGCCGCGACCGCAGGTGCGGCGGGAAGTCGACACCTACGACCACATGATGCGCCGACGCCTGCTCGTGAAGCCGGGGCTGACCGGCTTGTGGCAAGTCAGTGGCAGGTCGGACCTTCCGCTCGAGGACGCGGTGCGACTCGATCTGTCCTACGTGGAGAACGTGTCCATGAGGATGGACCTGCGGCTGATCGCGCGCACGGTCGGTGTCGTGGCGCGAGGTGAGGGAGCGTACTGA
- a CDS encoding glycosyltransferase: MRVLLTASGSRGDVEPMLGLALWLRESGADVRVCAPPDCAPRCAGLGVPLVPLGPLKTGSGAGRPSRDELSQYVTDWPAIQFDTISTAAAGCDAVVASGVTQVAARSVAERLGVHYQYVSYQPTTLPSPHHPPMPLPGDRPAPAAIDNQLLWEIDAHGWNAQFGHALDTGRAALGLPPVADVRDHVITGTPWLAADPVLGPWPQAPGLDVVQTGAWIVPDERPLPAELSAFLDAGAPPVYVGFGSMPMRPGIARVAIEAIRAHSRRVLLSRGWAELALIDDLPDCMAIGEVNHQALFARVAAVIHHGGAGTTTAAARAAAPQVVVPQMMDQSYWARRVADLGIGAVCADADPSSAALSTALDVALAPTTRARANEVAGMIRSDGATVAAKLLLDAIG; this comes from the coding sequence GTGCGAGTGCTGTTGACGGCGAGCGGGTCGCGGGGGGACGTCGAGCCGATGTTGGGGCTCGCGCTGTGGTTGCGGGAATCCGGAGCCGACGTGCGAGTGTGCGCGCCACCAGACTGCGCGCCGCGATGCGCCGGCCTCGGCGTGCCGCTGGTGCCACTGGGGCCGCTGAAGACCGGTTCGGGAGCCGGAAGGCCGTCGCGCGACGAGCTGTCGCAGTACGTAACCGACTGGCCCGCGATCCAGTTCGACACGATCTCCACAGCGGCCGCGGGATGTGACGCGGTAGTGGCCTCCGGCGTGACACAGGTTGCGGCCAGGTCCGTCGCCGAGAGGCTCGGCGTCCACTACCAATACGTGAGCTACCAGCCGACCACGCTGCCCTCGCCGCATCATCCGCCGATGCCGCTGCCGGGCGATCGGCCCGCACCGGCCGCGATCGACAACCAGCTGCTGTGGGAAATCGACGCCCACGGTTGGAACGCCCAGTTCGGCCATGCGCTCGACACCGGCCGCGCAGCGCTCGGGCTGCCGCCGGTAGCCGATGTCCGCGACCACGTCATCACCGGGACCCCATGGCTGGCCGCGGACCCGGTGCTGGGGCCATGGCCGCAAGCGCCGGGTCTGGATGTCGTGCAGACCGGCGCCTGGATCGTGCCCGACGAACGCCCATTGCCTGCCGAACTGTCGGCGTTCTTGGACGCGGGCGCACCACCGGTGTACGTGGGGTTCGGCAGTATGCCGATGCGTCCCGGCATCGCCCGGGTGGCGATCGAAGCGATCCGCGCCCACAGCCGCCGTGTGCTCCTTTCGCGTGGCTGGGCCGAGTTGGCGCTGATCGACGACCTTCCCGACTGCATGGCCATCGGCGAGGTCAACCATCAGGCGCTGTTCGCCCGGGTCGCCGCCGTCATCCACCACGGGGGTGCGGGCACGACGACGGCCGCCGCCCGAGCCGCTGCGCCGCAAGTGGTGGTACCCCAGATGATGGACCAGTCGTACTGGGCGCGCCGGGTGGCCGATCTCGGCATCGGCGCGGTATGTGCCGACGCGGATCCCAGCTCGGCGGCCTTGTCTACCGCTCTGGACGTGGCGTTGGCGCCTACCACCCGAGCGCGCGCGAACGAAGTGGCCGGCATGATCCGTTCGGACGGAGCGACGGTGGCCGCGAAACTACTGCTCGACGCGATCGGCTGA
- a CDS encoding lysophospholipid acyltransferase family protein produces MAREPVYDILTGLARAIFFAQGLRIDIQGQEHFPRSGGAVLAVNHTAYLDFMEVGLVGRKSGRNVRYMMKAELEHGIVGFLMKHCKAIGVDRTAGAESYARAVTALREGEVVVVYPEATISRSFELKEFKSGAARMAVEADVPIVPMIIWGAHRIWTKDIPKQLGRHRFPINIRIGAPIPPGEPAEKLTATLRTRMSELLERAQRDYPMVEGARWVPARLGGTAPTLAEAAVLEREEMERRRRAKTR; encoded by the coding sequence ATGGCGCGGGAACCGGTTTACGACATCCTGACCGGCTTGGCCCGCGCCATCTTCTTCGCGCAGGGCTTGCGCATCGATATCCAAGGGCAAGAGCATTTTCCGCGTTCCGGGGGCGCGGTGCTCGCCGTGAACCACACGGCCTACCTCGATTTCATGGAGGTCGGGTTGGTCGGGCGGAAGTCGGGGCGCAACGTCCGGTACATGATGAAGGCCGAACTCGAGCACGGGATCGTCGGCTTTCTCATGAAGCATTGCAAGGCGATCGGCGTGGATCGCACAGCCGGGGCCGAGTCGTATGCCCGCGCGGTGACCGCGTTGCGCGAGGGCGAGGTGGTGGTGGTCTATCCCGAAGCGACGATCAGCCGCAGCTTCGAACTGAAGGAATTCAAATCCGGCGCGGCGCGGATGGCGGTGGAAGCCGATGTCCCGATCGTCCCCATGATCATCTGGGGCGCGCACCGGATCTGGACCAAGGACATCCCGAAGCAACTCGGCCGCCACCGCTTCCCGATCAATATCCGTATCGGCGCACCGATCCCGCCCGGCGAACCGGCCGAGAAACTCACCGCCACCCTGCGCACTCGGATGAGTGAACTGCTGGAACGCGCGCAACGCGACTACCCGATGGTGGAAGGCGCCCGCTGGGTGCCCGCCCGGCTCGGCGGGACCGCCCCGACCCTCGCGGAGGCGGCTGTGCTGGAACGCGAGGAAATGGAGCGGCGGCGGCGCGCGAAGACGCGGTGA
- a CDS encoding lysophospholipid acyltransferase family protein codes for MEPVYRTIIGLARTVFFIEGLKFTVKGDEHIPARGGAVLAVNHTGYMDFTYAGLPVRTPKRYIRFMAKKDVFDNKISGPIMRALKHIPVDRSAGADSYQAAVEYLRRGELVGVYPEATISRSFEIKEFKSGAARMAIEAEVPIIPIVIWGAQRVWTKGFPKRLGRTNTPISIAVGEPIQPFEPAAELTAKLRSTMQEMLLDLQKDYVHEPGAYWVPARLGGSAPTLEEADAMDAAEAEAKAARKNAAG; via the coding sequence GTGGAACCCGTCTACCGGACGATCATCGGCCTCGCCCGTACCGTCTTCTTCATCGAAGGTCTGAAGTTCACCGTCAAGGGCGATGAACACATCCCCGCCCGAGGTGGCGCCGTGCTCGCGGTGAACCACACGGGCTACATGGACTTCACCTACGCGGGCCTGCCGGTGCGCACGCCGAAGCGCTACATCCGGTTCATGGCCAAGAAGGACGTCTTCGACAACAAGATCTCCGGCCCGATCATGCGCGCGCTCAAGCACATCCCGGTGGACCGTTCGGCGGGCGCGGATTCCTATCAGGCCGCCGTGGAGTACTTGCGCCGTGGCGAGTTGGTCGGCGTGTATCCCGAGGCGACGATCAGCCGCAGTTTCGAGATCAAGGAATTCAAGTCCGGCGCGGCGCGCATGGCCATCGAGGCGGAGGTGCCGATCATCCCGATCGTCATCTGGGGCGCGCAGCGGGTCTGGACGAAGGGCTTCCCGAAGCGGCTCGGCCGCACCAACACGCCCATCTCGATCGCGGTCGGCGAGCCGATCCAGCCGTTCGAGCCCGCCGCCGAGCTCACCGCCAAGCTGCGTTCGACCATGCAGGAAATGCTGTTGGACCTGCAGAAGGATTACGTGCACGAGCCCGGCGCGTACTGGGTTCCGGCGCGGCTGGGCGGCAGCGCTCCTACCCTGGAAGAGGCGGACGCGATGGATGCCGCCGAAGCGGAGGCCAAGGCCGCGCGGAAGAACGCGGCGGGGTAA